A stretch of the Perca fluviatilis chromosome 17, GENO_Pfluv_1.0, whole genome shotgun sequence genome encodes the following:
- the miga2 gene encoding mitoguardin 2 isoform X1 — translation MSFKRADGMSIAQALAMTVAEIPVFLYSTFGQSIFSQLKLTPNLKKVLFATALGSVALALTAHQLKRRGRKRKQVTQGKEGQKTVGIPAALIRTGRPSSLKRGPFTGRQMISPSARSNDTMSGISSLAPSKHSSSSHSLASTRVPNSPNQSANPSTPWEAEPVVEESGAIEDANAENLYIMGMELFEEALRKWEQALNIRPHTDSTSSNNSLALQGAACGDFSMVETRNKGFAEKLETLLHRAYHLQEDFGSSIPTDSVLADFVRVCGVPLAESEGTLILPQVESFYRLQDDDATTVTSDQSFFSAAELFDAMSLEEVYQPLKPAALYEEALSLVREGKVSYRSLRTELLECFGDQDFLAKLQCVRQAFQLLLLDETHRTFFMETGKQMIVGLMVKANKSPKAFLESYEDMLLYTKREETWPVTKMELEGRGVVCMNFFDIVLDFILMDAFEDLENPPSSVVAVLRNRWLSDSFKETALATACWSVLKAKRRLLMVPDGFISHFYAISEHVSPVLAFGFLGPRQHLSEVCTIFKQQIVQYLKDMFDHDKVRFTSAQCLAEDILSLSHRRSEILLGYLGINNLELNGAPSRATEGSSGPI, via the exons ATGTCATTCAAACGAGCAGATGGGATGTCCATTGCCCAGGCTTTGGCCATGACTGTAGCTGAGATACCGGTGTTTCTCTATTCCACATTTGGGCAG TCCATATTTTCTCAGCTAAAGCTTACTCCAAACTTGAAGAAGGTGCTGTTTGCCACAGCACTGGGCAGTGTAGCTCTGGCTCTCACCGCTCATCAGCTGAAAAGGCGGGGGAGAAAAAGGAAGCAGGTAACACAAGGGAAGGAGGGCCAGAAGACAGTGGGAATACCTGCGGCGCTGATAAGGACAGGAAGACCCTCATCATTAAAGAGAG GCCCGTTTACTGGCCGACAGATGATTAGTCCCAGCGCTCGGAGCAATGACACCATGAGTGGAATTTCTTCCCTGGCCCCCAGTAAACACTCAAGTTCCTCACACAGCCTGGCATCT ACGCGGGTCCCAAACTCTCCAAATCAATCTGCCAATCCATCCACCCCCTGGGAAGCGGAGCCTGTGGTGGAAGAGTCAGGAGCAATAGAGGATGCTAATGCAGAGAATCTCTATATAATGG GAATGGAGTTGTTTGAGGAAGCTCTACGAAAGTGGGAACAGGCGCTGAATATTCGGCCTCACACAGACTCGACCTCCAGCAACAACAGCCTCGCTCTGCAAGGGGCAGCGTGTGGAGACTTTTCTATG GTTGAAACCCGTAATAAAGGTTTTGCTGAGAAGTTGGAGACACTACTGCACAGAGCATACCACCTACAAGAGGACTTTGGCAGCAGTATTCCAACAGACAGCGTGCTGGCAGACTTTG TCAGAGTTTGTGGTGTTCCTTTGGCAGAGAGTGAAGGAACTCTTATCTTACCTCAAGTGGAGAGTTTCTACAGACTGCAAGATGATGATGCGACAACTGTTACCTCTGACCAATCCTTCTTCTCGGCTGCAGAG CTGTTTGATGCCATGTCTTTAGAAGAGGTCTACCAGCCACTAAAGCCAGCAGCTCTCTATGAAGAAGCCTTGTCTCTGGTCCGGGAGGGCAAAGTGTCCTATAGGTCCCTGAG AACTGAATTACTTGAATGTTTTGGTGACCAGGACTTCCTTGCCAAACTTCAATGTGTGAGACAAGCATTCCAG ctccTGTTGCTAGATGAAACTCACCGCACATTTTTCATGGAGACCGGGAAACAAATGATTGTAGGTTTGATGGTGAAGGCAAACAAG AGTCCCAAAGCCTTCCTGGAGAGCTATGAGGACATGTTGCTTTacactaagagagaggaaaCGTGGCCCGTCACTAAGATGGAGCTGGAGGGCCGAGGG GTGGTGTGTATGAACTTTTTCGACATTGTGTTGGACTTCATCCTGATGGATGCATTTGAAGACTTGGAGAACCCTCCCTCCTCTGTTGTAGCTGTGTTGAGGAACCGCTGGCTCTCTGACAGCTTTAAAGAGACG GCTCTGGCAACTGCTTGCTGGTCTGTCCTAAAAGCGAAAAGGCGACTTCTTATG GTTCCTGATGGTTTTATTTCCCACTTCTATGCCATATCAGAACATGTGAGCCCAGTTTTAGCTTTTGGGTTTTTGGGCCCCAGACAGCACCTAAGTGAAGTTTGCACTATTTTCAAG CAACAAATCGTGCAGTACCTGAAGGATATGTTTGATCATGACAAGGTGCGCTTCACCTCTGCTCAGTGCTTGGCTGAGGACATCCTGAGCCTTTCCCACCGCCGGAGTGAGATTTTACTGGGGTATCTGGGAATCAATAACCTGGAGCTCAATGGTGCCCCGTCCAGAGCCACAGAGGGCTCTTCCGGGCCAATCTAA
- the miga2 gene encoding mitoguardin 2 isoform X2 has product MSFKRADGMSIAQALAMTVAEIPVFLYSTFGQSIFSQLKLTPNLKKVLFATALGSVALALTAHQLKRRGRKRKQVTQGKEGQKTVGIPAALIRTGRPSSLKRGPFTGRQMISPSARSNDTMSGISSLAPSKHSSSSHSLASTRVPNSPNQSANPSTPWEAEPVVEESGAIEDANAENLYIMGMELFEEALRKWEQALNIRPHTDSTSSNNSLALQGAACGDFSMVETRNKGFAEKLETLLHRAYHLQEDFGSSIPTDSVLADFESEGTLILPQVESFYRLQDDDATTVTSDQSFFSAAELFDAMSLEEVYQPLKPAALYEEALSLVREGKVSYRSLRTELLECFGDQDFLAKLQCVRQAFQLLLLDETHRTFFMETGKQMIVGLMVKANKSPKAFLESYEDMLLYTKREETWPVTKMELEGRGVVCMNFFDIVLDFILMDAFEDLENPPSSVVAVLRNRWLSDSFKETALATACWSVLKAKRRLLMVPDGFISHFYAISEHVSPVLAFGFLGPRQHLSEVCTIFKQQIVQYLKDMFDHDKVRFTSAQCLAEDILSLSHRRSEILLGYLGINNLELNGAPSRATEGSSGPI; this is encoded by the exons ATGTCATTCAAACGAGCAGATGGGATGTCCATTGCCCAGGCTTTGGCCATGACTGTAGCTGAGATACCGGTGTTTCTCTATTCCACATTTGGGCAG TCCATATTTTCTCAGCTAAAGCTTACTCCAAACTTGAAGAAGGTGCTGTTTGCCACAGCACTGGGCAGTGTAGCTCTGGCTCTCACCGCTCATCAGCTGAAAAGGCGGGGGAGAAAAAGGAAGCAGGTAACACAAGGGAAGGAGGGCCAGAAGACAGTGGGAATACCTGCGGCGCTGATAAGGACAGGAAGACCCTCATCATTAAAGAGAG GCCCGTTTACTGGCCGACAGATGATTAGTCCCAGCGCTCGGAGCAATGACACCATGAGTGGAATTTCTTCCCTGGCCCCCAGTAAACACTCAAGTTCCTCACACAGCCTGGCATCT ACGCGGGTCCCAAACTCTCCAAATCAATCTGCCAATCCATCCACCCCCTGGGAAGCGGAGCCTGTGGTGGAAGAGTCAGGAGCAATAGAGGATGCTAATGCAGAGAATCTCTATATAATGG GAATGGAGTTGTTTGAGGAAGCTCTACGAAAGTGGGAACAGGCGCTGAATATTCGGCCTCACACAGACTCGACCTCCAGCAACAACAGCCTCGCTCTGCAAGGGGCAGCGTGTGGAGACTTTTCTATG GTTGAAACCCGTAATAAAGGTTTTGCTGAGAAGTTGGAGACACTACTGCACAGAGCATACCACCTACAAGAGGACTTTGGCAGCAGTATTCCAACAGACAGCGTGCTGGCAGACTTTG AGAGTGAAGGAACTCTTATCTTACCTCAAGTGGAGAGTTTCTACAGACTGCAAGATGATGATGCGACAACTGTTACCTCTGACCAATCCTTCTTCTCGGCTGCAGAG CTGTTTGATGCCATGTCTTTAGAAGAGGTCTACCAGCCACTAAAGCCAGCAGCTCTCTATGAAGAAGCCTTGTCTCTGGTCCGGGAGGGCAAAGTGTCCTATAGGTCCCTGAG AACTGAATTACTTGAATGTTTTGGTGACCAGGACTTCCTTGCCAAACTTCAATGTGTGAGACAAGCATTCCAG ctccTGTTGCTAGATGAAACTCACCGCACATTTTTCATGGAGACCGGGAAACAAATGATTGTAGGTTTGATGGTGAAGGCAAACAAG AGTCCCAAAGCCTTCCTGGAGAGCTATGAGGACATGTTGCTTTacactaagagagaggaaaCGTGGCCCGTCACTAAGATGGAGCTGGAGGGCCGAGGG GTGGTGTGTATGAACTTTTTCGACATTGTGTTGGACTTCATCCTGATGGATGCATTTGAAGACTTGGAGAACCCTCCCTCCTCTGTTGTAGCTGTGTTGAGGAACCGCTGGCTCTCTGACAGCTTTAAAGAGACG GCTCTGGCAACTGCTTGCTGGTCTGTCCTAAAAGCGAAAAGGCGACTTCTTATG GTTCCTGATGGTTTTATTTCCCACTTCTATGCCATATCAGAACATGTGAGCCCAGTTTTAGCTTTTGGGTTTTTGGGCCCCAGACAGCACCTAAGTGAAGTTTGCACTATTTTCAAG CAACAAATCGTGCAGTACCTGAAGGATATGTTTGATCATGACAAGGTGCGCTTCACCTCTGCTCAGTGCTTGGCTGAGGACATCCTGAGCCTTTCCCACCGCCGGAGTGAGATTTTACTGGGGTATCTGGGAATCAATAACCTGGAGCTCAATGGTGCCCCGTCCAGAGCCACAGAGGGCTCTTCCGGGCCAATCTAA
- the st6galnac4 gene encoding alpha-N-acetyl-neuraminyl-2,3-beta-galactosyl-1,3-N-acetyl-galactosaminide alpha-2,6-sialyltransferase, with the protein MKYKEKHCWLCLLSLSLLLLFWFGHLIIRNLLSPARQSNGLRGYMRIAPGRMDQFLHMHCSQCALVSSSGQMLGAGLGEEIDKVGCVIRMNNAPTQGYEKDVGNRTSIRVVSHTSVPLLVKNENYYFNQSAGTTYVFWGPERNMRQDGHGRIFNTLLKIAKKYANVRIYTVTREKIQYCDGVFQNETGKNRMKTGAFLSTGFFTMILAIDMCDSIHVYGMIDYNYCSRANHSVVPYHYYEKNRLNECRMYRVHEHTQRGGHRFITEKAIYAKWATRHKMQFKHPSWSL; encoded by the exons ATGAAATATAAG GAAAAACACTGCTGGCTCTGCCTGCTCAGCCTGAGCCTTCTCCTGTTGTTTTGGTTTGGACATTTGATCATACGGAACCTTCTATCGCCTGCCAGGCAAAGCAACGGGCTCAGGGGCTACATGAGGATCGCCCCCGGCAGGATGGACCag TTCCTGCACATGCACTGCAGCCAATGTGCCTTGGTCTCCAGCTCAGGTCAGATGCTCGGAGCTGGTCTTGGAGAAGAGATAGACAAAGTTGGATGTGTGATCCGGATGAACAATGCCCCTACACAGGGGTATGAGAAAGACGTAGGAAACCGCACCAGTATTCGGGTTGTGTCTCACACCAGCGTTCCCCTGTTGGTAAAAAATGAGAACTATTATTTCAATCAATCAGCAGGAACCACATATGTGTTCTGGGGTCCTGAGAGGAACATGCGGCAAGACGGGCATGGACGTATCTTCAATACTCTTCTGAAAATAGCAAAGAAGTATGCAAACGTCAGAATCTACACTGTGACCAGAGAGAAGATTCAGTACTGTGATGGTGTGTTTCAGAATGAAACTGGAAAAAACAG AATGAAGACGGGGGCGTTTCTCAGTACTGGATTCTTCACAATGATTCTGGCTATAGATATGTGTGACAGCATCCATGTCTATGGAATGATTGATTATAACTACTGCAG TCGCGCCAATCACAGCGTTGTTCCTTACCATTACTATGAGAAGAACCGACTCAATGAGTGCAGGATGTACCGTGTCCACGAGCACACCCAACGTGGGGGTCATCGCTTCATCACTGAGAAGGCCATCTACGCCAAATGGGCAACACGGCACAAGATGCAGTTTAAACACCCCTCTTGGAGCCTCTAA
- the st6galnac6 gene encoding alpha-N-acetylgalactosaminide alpha-2,6-sialyltransferase 6 isoform X1: MGLKLTGKVQQSHRLVIFAAIFVLMTLLILYGSNNVNDTIYAPFRVATHYSVKATDLKKWSGKDGYVPFHGNKSMNLHCRNCALVTSSSHVLGSRAGEEIDRTECVIRMNDAPTLGYETDVGNQTSLRVVAHSSVFRVVRKPKELLGRPDSSPVIIFWGPPSKIGKEAKGTLYRLLQRVSMTYSNLSCFSITANKMRRFDSLFHRETGRDRQKSHSWLSTGWFTMVIAIEICDNIKVYGMVPPNHCGKSKPGSKKIPYHYYKPRGPDECVTYLQNEGGRRGGHHRFITEKQVFARWAKQYNITFTHPKWL; encoded by the exons ATGGGGTTAAAGCTCACTGGCAag GTACAACAGAGCCACAGGCTGGTGATCTTTGCAGCCATCTTCGTCCTGATGACACTCCTCATCCTGTATGGCTCCAACAATGTCAACGATACTATTTATGCTCCCTTTCGTGTGGCTACACATTATTCTGTCAAGGCCACAGATCTGAAGAAGTGGTCCGGGAAAGACGGTTATGTGCCATTTCATGGGAACAAG AGTATGAACCTACACTGTCGTAACTGTGCGCTGGTGACGAGTTCCAGCCACGTCCTGGGTAGTCGAGCAGGGGAAGAGATCGACCGCACTGAGTGCGTGATTCGTATGAACGACGCGCCCACGTTGGGGTACGAGACCGACGTAGGGAACCAGACCTCTCTGAGGGTCGTAGCCCACTCcagtgtgttcagggtggtCCGGAAGCCTAAAGAGCTGCTAGGGAGGCCAGACAGCAGCCCTGTGATCATCTTCTGGGGACCCCCAAGCAAGATTGGGAAGGAGGCCAAAGGAACCTTGTACAGGTTGCTCCAGAGAGTCAGCATGACCTACAGCAACTTGTCTTGTTTCAGTATTACAGCCAACAAGATGCGCAGATTTGACAGTCTGTTTCACAGGGAGACGGGGCGAGACAG ACAAAAATCTCACTCATGGTTGAGCACAGGCTGGTTCACCATGGTCATAGCCATTGAGATATGTGATAATATCAAAGTATATGGGATGGTTCCACCCAATCACTGTGG AAAATCCAAACCTGGATCCAAGAAGATTCCCTACCACTACTACAAGCCCAGGGGGCCTGATGAATGTGTAACCTATCTACAGAATGAGGGCGGCAGAAGAGGGGGCCACCATCGCTTTATCACAGAGAAACAAGTGTTTGCACGCTGGGCAAAGCAGTACAACATCACCTTCACTCATCCTAAATGGTTGTAG
- the st6galnac6 gene encoding alpha-N-acetylgalactosaminide alpha-2,6-sialyltransferase 6 isoform X2: MELTASMVQQSHRLVIFAAIFVLMTLLILYGSNNVNDTIYAPFRVATHYSVKATDLKKWSGKDGYVPFHGNKSMNLHCRNCALVTSSSHVLGSRAGEEIDRTECVIRMNDAPTLGYETDVGNQTSLRVVAHSSVFRVVRKPKELLGRPDSSPVIIFWGPPSKIGKEAKGTLYRLLQRVSMTYSNLSCFSITANKMRRFDSLFHRETGRDRQKSHSWLSTGWFTMVIAIEICDNIKVYGMVPPNHCGKSKPGSKKIPYHYYKPRGPDECVTYLQNEGGRRGGHHRFITEKQVFARWAKQYNITFTHPKWL, from the exons ATGGAACTCACCGCCAGCATG GTACAACAGAGCCACAGGCTGGTGATCTTTGCAGCCATCTTCGTCCTGATGACACTCCTCATCCTGTATGGCTCCAACAATGTCAACGATACTATTTATGCTCCCTTTCGTGTGGCTACACATTATTCTGTCAAGGCCACAGATCTGAAGAAGTGGTCCGGGAAAGACGGTTATGTGCCATTTCATGGGAACAAG AGTATGAACCTACACTGTCGTAACTGTGCGCTGGTGACGAGTTCCAGCCACGTCCTGGGTAGTCGAGCAGGGGAAGAGATCGACCGCACTGAGTGCGTGATTCGTATGAACGACGCGCCCACGTTGGGGTACGAGACCGACGTAGGGAACCAGACCTCTCTGAGGGTCGTAGCCCACTCcagtgtgttcagggtggtCCGGAAGCCTAAAGAGCTGCTAGGGAGGCCAGACAGCAGCCCTGTGATCATCTTCTGGGGACCCCCAAGCAAGATTGGGAAGGAGGCCAAAGGAACCTTGTACAGGTTGCTCCAGAGAGTCAGCATGACCTACAGCAACTTGTCTTGTTTCAGTATTACAGCCAACAAGATGCGCAGATTTGACAGTCTGTTTCACAGGGAGACGGGGCGAGACAG ACAAAAATCTCACTCATGGTTGAGCACAGGCTGGTTCACCATGGTCATAGCCATTGAGATATGTGATAATATCAAAGTATATGGGATGGTTCCACCCAATCACTGTGG AAAATCCAAACCTGGATCCAAGAAGATTCCCTACCACTACTACAAGCCCAGGGGGCCTGATGAATGTGTAACCTATCTACAGAATGAGGGCGGCAGAAGAGGGGGCCACCATCGCTTTATCACAGAGAAACAAGTGTTTGCACGCTGGGCAAAGCAGTACAACATCACCTTCACTCATCCTAAATGGTTGTAG
- the spout1 gene encoding putative methyltransferase C9orf114 homolog has protein sequence MSTGISAKRLKIVASQPEEKLDWKKRKAERKESKKQTKEAKLIKQLEKQKQQDTADGENLEQSQNKKGRAYTVSVALPGSVLDNAQSTELRTYLAGQIARACVVFCVDEIVVFDEQGEDVKSVEGEFKGVGKKGHACIQLARILQYLECPQYLRKWFFPKHKDLQYAGLLNPLDSPHHMRIDDESEYREGIVLDRPIKQGKGSLVNCGMRKDVRIDKQLQSGLRVTVKLSKTQSPESKICKGAVVAPHLPRTEAGLYWGYSVRLASCLSAVFTESPYDEGYDLTIGTSERGSSVDQTSLSPFKHLLVVFGGLQGLEASVDTDQNLEVTDPSVLFDLYLNTCPDQGSRTIRTEEAILVSMAGLRPKITAAF, from the exons ATGTCTACCGGCATATCAGCGAAAAGACTGAAAATTGTAGCCTCTCAG CCTGAGGAGAAGCTGGACTGGAAGAAAAGGAAAGCAGAAA GAAAGGAATCTAAGAAGCAAACAAAAGAAGCCAAGCTGATTAAACAGTTAGAAAAGCAGAAACAGCAAGACACCGCAGATGGAGAGAACCTTGaacaaagccaaaacaaaaaag GTCGGGCTTACACAGTGAGTGTGGCTCTGCCAGGTTCTGTCCTGGATAACGCTCAGTCCACTGAACTTCGTACGTACCTGGCCGGACAGATTGCCCGAGCCTGTGTCGTGTTCTGTGTCGATGAGATTGTTGTGTTTGATGAACAAGGGGAAGATGTTAA GAGCGTTGAAGGAGAATTTAAAGGTGTTGGGAAGAAAGGACATGCTTGTATTCAGCTCGCCAGAATTCTTCAGTACCTGGAGTGTCCACA GTATCTGCGCAAGTGGTTTTTCCCAAAGCATAAAGATTTACAGTATGCAG GTTTGCTCAACCCTTTAGACAGTCCTCACCACATGAGGATAGATGATGAATCAGAATACCGGGAAGGAATAGTCCTCGACAGGCCGATCAAACAAGGAAAAGGCTCATTGGTCAACTGTGGAATGAGAAAG GATGTTCGGATTGATAAACAGCTGCAGTCTGGACTTCGAGTCACAGTAAAGCTCAGTAAAACACAGAGTCCAG AGAGCAAAATATGTAAAGGTGCGGTGGTGGCTCCTCATCTGCCCAGGACTGAAGCAGGTCTCTACTGGGGTTACAGTGTTCGCCTGGCATCTTGCCTca GCGCAGTTTTCACTGAAAGTCCATATGACGAAGGATACGATCTGACTATTGGCACATCAGAGAGAGGCAGCAGCGTGGACCAAACATCACTGTCACCATTCAA GCATCTTTTGGTAGTTTTTGGAGGTCTTCAGGGATTGGAGGCCAGTGTAGATACTGACCAAAACCTGGAAGTAACTGATCCCAGTGTTTTGTTTGACCTTTACCTCAACACGTGCCCCGATCAGGGCAGCAGGACCATTCGCACAGAG GAGGCCATCTTAGTTTCCATGGCGGGGCTGAGACCGAAGATCACAGCTGCCTTTTAG